The DNA window CGTTCGCCTATAGCCTGGCACCGGGCGTGCATCGGGCCACGCCGTCACAACTGCAAGGTGAAGCCACGATGTACCGCCGGGAGCGCCTGCTCGCCCTGTTCGTGCTGTCATGGGCCTGGGCTGGCTCGTCCGGCTGCGGTCCCGAGGCCGACCCTCCGACGGGGGACGCGACCCGTGCCGCCTCGGGTGCCGGCCTCGCTCCCCGCACCCTGGAGCTGGTCCTCCAGATCGAGGAGGACCCCGACCTGCTCGCGGCGATCAAGACGCGCTTCGAGGTGCGCCCCCGTCCCCTCGCCTTCGACCCGGCGCGCTTCCAGGAGGCCGTGACGGCAGCCTTCAGCAACCTCGAGGCGGAGCTGGGAGAGCCCGGCAGCGCGAAGGAGCGGACGACCGATTTCGCGCTGGCCATCACCGGCCACTCGAACGGGCCCGTCTTCTGGGGGGCCATGGGAGACTCCGCGCTTCTGGGCCAAAGGCCCGCGGCGGAGGAGATGATCGCCTGGAACTACCCCGTGGTGCTCGAAGAGGTGGCCCGCGGGTTCCCGCGCGTGGCGGAGCGCGTGCGGGCCGTCGTGCTCCTCGGCTGCAACGCCGGCCGGGAGATCTACCTCGACCAGTGGGGGGGCGTGGCCGCCCGACAGCGGCAGGTCTTTCCGAAGCTGATCGTGGCCGCCGGCTTCAACAACTCCGCGCCCCTCGGCGGACCCGCCGGACGCTTCTTCCGCGACGCGCTCTGGACCGTGCGCATGAACTACCGCGACGGCACGCCAGCGCAGGCGGCGCGCCTGCTGCGCGTGCTCGTGAACCAGGACTACCCCTACGGGGCCTACAAGATCTTCGACGCCGCCGGACAGGGGGTCTACGGGGCGAAGGCCGCCGTCCCCGCGCCGCAGCTGGCCTACGACCGGCGCCGCACCCTGATGCCCCAGTTCTGGAACTACTACCGCGGCCGCGGGGTCGAGTCGGACGTTCGCAAGCGCCCCTGGTATCCGTCCGCCTCGGACGGCGTGCTCCGCGACTTCTACCTCGCGGCGCACGACTACATCGACGCGCTGGCGAGCGTCGGGGCCGTGCCGTCGACGATGGACCTCTGGTACCGCGACGTGGGGCTCGCCGTGCGCCTCTTCAAGGAGATCCAGGAGAACTGGGTGCGAGACCACGAGGTCGACCTCGCGGCCTTGCGCCAGCGCTACCCGCTGCTACCGACGTCGGTGCGCCTCGGCAGCATGCGTCGCTCCGAGCTCCTGGCGGCGCTGAAGAGCCTGCCGGCCAGCCAGACGCTCCCCGCGCCCGACGCGCTCGACCGTTTCGCCGACGATCTGGTTTGCCAGCTCGTGCGGCTGGACCCGAAGTGCTTGCCCCCGAACTACATCCACGCCCCGGACGCCCCCCACTGAGCCTGGTCCGCTTCGCCGCGGGCCATCCCCCTCCTCGCCGGCCGCTCCGGCGTGACTAGTTCCCCGCGCTGACCTGCGTGCCACCGTTCTTCTTGCGGTACTTCCTGAGGTCGCCGTCGATCTTCCACCGCACCAGCCAGGGGAAGTGGCGGTAGAGGAAGTAGGTCATCTTGTTGTCGAAGCCCGGAAGGATGTGGTACTTGCCGGCCGCCATGCCGTCGAGGAGCTCCTTCGCCACGGCCTCGGCGCTCATGACCTTCACGTTGCCCGCGATGGCCTTCGTCTCGGCCGGCTTGAAGCGGTTCTCCTCGGCGAGCTGGGGGGTGTCCGTATCCGGCGGGAAGAGGACCGAGACCCCCACCCCGTACGGGAGCAGATCCTGCCTCAGGCAGTCCGAGAAACCCACGATGGCGAACTTGCTCGCGGCGTAGGCGCTGTAGCCGAAGATCCCCATGTAGCCGAGGAGCGAGGCCACGTTGGCGATGTGGCCGCTTCGCTGCTCCATGAAGGTGGGGAGGAAGGCGCGCGTGACCCAGACCGGGCCGAAGTAGTTCACGCGCATCATCGTCTCGTAGACCTCGGGTGAGACGTCCTGCACGTAGCCCGGGTGCGCCTGCCCCGCGTTGTTGATCAGGATGTCGAGTCCGCCGAGCCGCCGCTTGACCTCGGTTGCCGCCCGCTCGACCGACGCGAGGTCCGCCACGTCGAGCGTGACCGTGCCGAAGGTCTGTCCCCCCGGCGTTGGAACCGCGTTCAGCTCCTCGAGCGCCTCGTGCAGGCGCTGTTCGCCCCGGGCGCCGATGATGACGTTCGCCCCCGCCTGCGCGAGGAGTTTTGCCGTGGCCTTGCCTATGCCGCTCGACCCGCCCGTGATGAAGACCCGCTTTCCTCGGTACCAATCCATGCCGCACCGTCCTTTGAGCAGAGCTGTGAGGTACCGGGCTAGCACGGAAGGGCGGAGCTGGGCAATGACGGCGCGGGGAGCTCCACGCGGAAGGTCGTACCGTGCCCGGCCTCGCTCTCGGCCACGATGGTGCCGCCGGCCTGGGTCACGACCTGGTGCACGATGGCGAGCCCGAGGCCCATCCCCTTCCCCGGCGCCTTGGTGGTGAAGAAGGGGGTGAAGATGCGCGTGAGGAGCTCGCGCGGGATCCCCGGCCCGTCGTCGCTCACTTCGAGCACCACGCGCTCGCCGGCGCGTCGCGTGCGCACGACGACCTTGCCCCCGTCGCCGACCGCGTCGAGGGCGTTCTGGGTGAGGTTGCGAATGACCTGGTGCATCTCCTCCGGGACGCAGCGCACCGTCGCCTCGGGGCACGCGAGCTCGACGGCGAGCTCGACGTGGCGCGCGTCGCGTGGCGCCACGAGCTTGACCACGTCGCGGACCGCCG is part of the Deltaproteobacteria bacterium genome and encodes:
- a CDS encoding SDR family oxidoreductase, encoding MDWYRGKRVFITGGSSGIGKATAKLLAQAGANVIIGARGEQRLHEALEELNAVPTPGGQTFGTVTLDVADLASVERAATEVKRRLGGLDILINNAGQAHPGYVQDVSPEVYETMMRVNYFGPVWVTRAFLPTFMEQRSGHIANVASLLGYMGIFGYSAYAASKFAIVGFSDCLRQDLLPYGVGVSVLFPPDTDTPQLAEENRFKPAETKAIAGNVKVMSAEAVAKELLDGMAAGKYHILPGFDNKMTYFLYRHFPWLVRWKIDGDLRKYRKKNGGTQVSAGN